In one Bryobacteraceae bacterium genomic region, the following are encoded:
- a CDS encoding sugar phosphate isomerase/epimerase family protein has product MAPQAGAAHRIDRRRVSAITDEIARSPKGAIEFARQYGIKWLELRSVPGVRGEYFMLPEAELKQAAKEFHDGGVGISFLNTSMLKYWLPGTETARANARKDPARFEKRREELKQAANAAHILGVSKVRIFTFTRTPDPAAVMPQVVEHIHELADMAAREKIDLLIENEGACNVASAAELAAIVARIPHKHVGINWDPLNSAHAKEVAFPDGYEMLPYKRIGNVQIKGKSILPGEELMDWAAIFHRLEKDGYKGQVGLETHIFGEIQVQKSHESMKEILRIVGA; this is encoded by the coding sequence ATGGCCCCGCAAGCCGGCGCGGCTCATCGGATTGACCGGCGCCGTGTCAGCGCCATCACCGACGAGATCGCCCGCAGCCCCAAAGGCGCAATCGAGTTCGCCCGGCAGTACGGCATCAAGTGGCTCGAACTGCGCAGCGTCCCCGGAGTGCGCGGCGAGTACTTCATGCTCCCGGAAGCAGAGCTGAAGCAGGCCGCGAAGGAGTTCCACGACGGTGGCGTCGGCATCTCGTTCCTCAACACGAGCATGCTCAAGTACTGGCTCCCCGGCACCGAGACCGCCCGCGCCAACGCCAGGAAAGACCCCGCCCGCTTCGAGAAGCGCCGCGAAGAACTGAAGCAGGCCGCCAACGCCGCTCACATCCTCGGCGTTTCTAAGGTGCGCATCTTTACCTTTACGCGGACCCCGGACCCCGCCGCCGTGATGCCCCAGGTCGTCGAACACATCCACGAGCTCGCCGACATGGCCGCCAGGGAAAAGATCGACCTCCTCATTGAGAACGAAGGCGCCTGCAACGTCGCCTCCGCCGCCGAACTGGCCGCCATCGTCGCCAGGATTCCTCACAAACACGTCGGCATCAATTGGGATCCCCTCAACTCGGCGCATGCCAAGGAAGTAGCCTTCCCCGACGGCTACGAAATGCTCCCCTACAAGCGCATCGGCAACGTGCAGATCAAGGGCAAGAGCATCCTTCCCGGCGAGGAGCTCATGGATTGGGCCGCCATTTTCCATCGCCTCGAAAAGGATGGCTACAAGGGACAGGTCGGTCTCGAAACGCACATCTTCGGCGAGATCCAGGTCCAGAAGTCGCACGAATCGATGAAAGAAATCCTCCGCATCGTCGGAGCCTGA
- a CDS encoding carboxypeptidase regulatory-like domain-containing protein, which yields MKTHPFAAVAFLAAVPCWAQLTTGSISGTVIDPNGAAVPGATVVANNDNTGLRSETFSTEAGLYLFASLPAGQYSLTVEKPGFKKLTRAGIEMRVAQRIGLDLQLEVGDVQQVVDVTAEAPLLDVTTSERGSGVSPKMMDTLPLFSGGIRNPEAFVNYQPGVNVAGETSISGSGGRGKEVMIDGGSLTIPESGGVVFNFPAAEMFGEFKLLTANYSAEYGRFGGGVELFISKSGNNDIHGRAFWNMRRDVWNANSWANNRAGRARAKERFNEGGIGVGGPVFIPKVYDGRNRTFWFFTISRDYRPATASQGLYTVPTSAMRSGNFAGLAEIYDPLTTAGTSRQPFPGNVIPSSRISRISNAIIPSLPSPTRGVTQQNFDFVNVSQRTDTIWSLKFDHNITANNRIAYFHSLQDQNTDATTAFQGPLGIGLGESYQRPQYIRANHDWVISPAMLLHSTVSFSRTRQGWGNPAQQGFASQVGLPVTTDATPRFRFSARDALSPWGVQDGKNSGGGNQNGQNNTTYHVNSHLSWLRGRHELKMGGDFRRLRTFAFDAAGTNGLFNFENFQTADLTRLNNTGHSFASFLLGSPDRFETATLPVPEVQIRYGYHAGYFQDNWKATSKLTLQLGFRYEVPIGWHMSNYNMSTFDPRIPNPGAGGLAGAIAFMGPGAGRTGTKRPYNTDFTNFGPRLGFAYALGGKTVIRGGWGIFYQTLGNGGCGCTLGFGGRPGVAQSDGRNPAFQWDAGLPSPSGGTPPFIDPTIGNFLDVDYIGPDFGRAPRVYNWSFNIQHEFKNVLFDVAYVGNRGRGLNSTLDANQVSPDQLALGSLLLQRIDSPAVAAAGFTKPFDAFPGNRSLAQALRPYPQYLNIQDRNTGDGKTWYDSLQVRLERRFGSLQTQVSYTWSKSLSALHYRQIFSQNFNVGAQDNYNLNPEKSYLPFDQPHVLNWLFTWDLPFGKGQKFLGDANRALNLVVGGWNLATAFRYNVPGPVRLASTNTLANALFTRARKVDQVNQGVRGGASRGDLNPDNAAARWFSPGTFANPAQYAFGTAAWYHTNLRNPRQRSENFAIQKNFAVIPISDRQELKIRYRADFFNVFNRVDFNVNTNFQSGDFGRATAPNLGARIITMGLMLDF from the coding sequence ATGAAGACCCACCCGTTTGCCGCCGTCGCGTTCCTGGCGGCCGTCCCATGTTGGGCGCAGTTGACGACGGGATCGATTTCCGGGACCGTGATCGATCCGAACGGAGCCGCCGTGCCAGGCGCCACTGTGGTGGCGAACAATGACAACACGGGGCTGCGCTCGGAGACGTTCAGCACCGAAGCCGGTTTGTATCTGTTCGCCAGCCTGCCGGCCGGGCAGTATTCGCTGACGGTGGAAAAGCCGGGGTTCAAGAAGCTGACCCGGGCGGGAATCGAGATGCGCGTGGCGCAGCGAATCGGGCTCGACCTGCAACTGGAAGTGGGTGACGTGCAGCAGGTGGTGGACGTGACCGCCGAGGCGCCGCTGCTCGATGTAACGACGAGCGAGCGCGGCAGCGGCGTGTCCCCGAAGATGATGGACACGCTGCCGCTGTTCAGCGGCGGGATCCGCAACCCGGAGGCGTTCGTGAACTACCAGCCGGGGGTGAACGTGGCCGGCGAGACGAGCATCAGCGGATCGGGCGGGCGCGGCAAGGAAGTGATGATCGATGGCGGATCGCTGACGATTCCCGAGTCCGGCGGCGTGGTGTTCAATTTCCCGGCGGCGGAGATGTTCGGCGAGTTCAAGCTGCTGACGGCGAACTATTCGGCCGAGTACGGCCGGTTCGGCGGGGGCGTGGAGCTGTTCATCTCGAAATCCGGCAACAACGACATCCACGGACGTGCGTTTTGGAACATGCGGCGCGACGTCTGGAACGCGAACTCGTGGGCGAACAACCGCGCCGGCCGGGCGCGCGCCAAGGAGCGGTTCAACGAAGGCGGCATCGGCGTCGGCGGACCGGTGTTCATTCCGAAGGTGTACGACGGGCGGAACCGTACGTTCTGGTTCTTCACGATTTCGCGCGACTACCGGCCCGCCACGGCGTCGCAGGGGCTCTACACGGTGCCGACCTCGGCGATGCGGAGCGGGAACTTCGCCGGGCTGGCCGAAATCTACGATCCGCTGACGACGGCAGGCACCTCCCGCCAGCCGTTCCCGGGCAACGTTATTCCATCGAGCCGGATCAGCCGGATCTCGAACGCAATCATTCCGAGCCTGCCGAGTCCGACTCGCGGCGTGACGCAACAGAACTTCGATTTCGTGAACGTGAGCCAGCGCACCGATACCATCTGGAGCCTGAAGTTCGATCACAACATTACGGCCAACAATCGCATTGCGTACTTCCATAGTCTGCAGGATCAGAACACGGATGCGACCACGGCGTTCCAAGGGCCGCTCGGCATCGGTTTGGGCGAGAGCTACCAGCGTCCGCAGTACATTCGCGCGAACCACGACTGGGTGATCAGCCCGGCGATGCTGCTCCACTCGACGGTGAGCTTCTCGCGGACGCGGCAGGGATGGGGCAATCCGGCGCAACAGGGATTCGCCTCGCAGGTGGGTTTGCCGGTGACCACCGACGCGACGCCGCGGTTTCGCTTCTCGGCGCGCGACGCGCTGAGCCCGTGGGGCGTGCAGGACGGCAAGAACTCCGGCGGCGGGAACCAGAACGGCCAGAACAACACGACCTATCACGTGAACTCGCACTTGAGCTGGCTGCGCGGGCGGCACGAGCTCAAGATGGGCGGCGACTTCCGGCGCCTGCGTACGTTCGCCTTCGACGCGGCCGGCACCAACGGCCTGTTCAACTTCGAGAATTTTCAGACTGCCGATCTGACGCGGCTGAATAACACCGGCCACAGCTTCGCGAGCTTCCTGCTGGGCTCGCCGGACCGGTTCGAGACGGCGACGCTGCCGGTGCCGGAGGTGCAGATCCGTTACGGCTATCACGCCGGCTACTTCCAGGACAACTGGAAGGCGACGAGCAAGCTGACGCTGCAGTTGGGCTTCCGCTACGAGGTGCCGATCGGCTGGCACATGTCGAACTACAACATGTCGACGTTCGATCCGCGGATTCCGAATCCGGGCGCGGGCGGGCTGGCCGGGGCGATCGCGTTCATGGGACCGGGCGCGGGCCGCACGGGTACGAAGCGGCCGTACAACACGGACTTCACGAACTTCGGTCCGCGGCTGGGCTTCGCCTATGCGCTGGGAGGCAAGACCGTGATCCGCGGCGGCTGGGGCATCTTCTACCAGACGCTCGGCAACGGCGGCTGCGGCTGCACGCTCGGCTTCGGCGGGCGTCCGGGCGTGGCGCAGTCGGACGGACGGAACCCGGCGTTTCAGTGGGACGCGGGGCTGCCGAGCCCTTCGGGCGGGACGCCTCCGTTCATCGATCCGACGATCGGCAACTTCCTCGACGTCGACTACATCGGTCCGGACTTCGGCCGCGCGCCGCGGGTGTACAACTGGAGCTTCAATATCCAGCATGAGTTCAAGAACGTCCTGTTCGACGTGGCCTACGTGGGGAATCGCGGCCGCGGGCTCAACTCGACGCTCGACGCCAATCAGGTCTCGCCCGACCAGTTGGCGTTGGGGAGCCTGCTGCTGCAGCGGATCGACAGCCCGGCAGTGGCGGCGGCCGGATTCACCAAGCCGTTCGACGCGTTTCCGGGCAACCGGTCCCTCGCGCAGGCGCTGCGCCCGTATCCGCAATACCTGAACATTCAGGATCGGAACACGGGCGACGGCAAGACCTGGTACGACTCGCTGCAGGTTCGCCTGGAGCGGCGGTTCGGGTCGCTGCAGACGCAGGTTTCCTACACCTGGAGCAAGTCGCTCAGCGCGCTGCACTACCGGCAGATCTTCAGCCAGAACTTCAACGTGGGCGCGCAGGACAACTACAATCTCAACCCCGAGAAATCGTACCTGCCGTTCGATCAGCCGCACGTGTTGAACTGGCTGTTCACGTGGGACCTGCCGTTCGGCAAGGGGCAGAAGTTCCTGGGCGACGCCAATCGCGCGCTGAACCTTGTGGTGGGCGGCTGGAACCTGGCGACGGCGTTCCGGTATAACGTGCCGGGTCCGGTGCGGCTCGCGTCGACCAATACGCTGGCGAACGCGCTGTTCACGCGGGCCCGGAAAGTGGACCAGGTGAACCAGGGCGTGCGCGGCGGCGCGTCGCGCGGGGACCTGAATCCGGACAACGCGGCGGCGCGGTGGTTCTCACCGGGTACGTTCGCGAATCCGGCGCAGTATGCGTTCGGAACGGCGGCGTGGTATCACACGAACCTGCGGAACCCGCGGCAGCGGAGCGAGAACTTCGCGATTCAGAAGAACTTCGCGGTGATTCCGATTTCGGACCGGCAGGAGTTGAAGATCCGCTACCGGGCGGACTTCTTCAACGTGTTCAACCGGGTGGATTTCAACGTGAACACCAACTTCCAGAGCGGGGACTTCGGGCGGGCGACGGCGCCGAACCTGGGGGCCCGTATCATCACGATGGGGTTGATGCTGGATTTCTAG
- a CDS encoding PIG-L family deacetylase → MQRFALFVLIAAWAFAASPLPEDRGAAGAFQAIKRLNTSAKVLYITAHPDDEDGATIAWLSRGLGAGVTLLSLTRGESGANLMTGDFFDQLGILRTTELTRAARYYGCRLRFTSFVDYGYSKNVAEAWRNWNRADVLADVVRIVREEDPHVILARWQGSARDGHGHHSAAGEMARAAFEAVTSGRLKKLYSNNRRENDPWTIRVDSGIYDPVTGRTYAQIARDGLREQRTQGAGAVVSRPGSSVAYYLRTGSRVPAADKEESFFEGLDVAPPVDLAPQARAAMRLFRADRPIDAAPAIAAGLSIARAKYPGHTAELWQDALNRVLGLELETLVQPARPIPEPMSRFRPYETFLVATPGQEFTVATRFHVQTGADVAVTATELAAAGWTVAEADGGQFRVRAPGDAPHTAAFWHRDSVKQLRYAYDGPFGAALPAPPLVARVRYTYAGVDGVIEQEALVSRIDELGVQRLQPLVIGPALSVRFPGEFSILPAGKDAYRLQATIRNVASGARKASVRLDLPAGWTAAPGAAEVAFDKEGEVAAVEFTVRPGPGEQATLTAVATSDGREYRTSFEPRVYGSIDPVYEERPARHTIHRVDVKVAPGLRLGYVMGTGDDVPAALDQLGVPYDLLDTAALASGDLSKYSAIVVGIRAYAARADIRVHNQRLLDYAANGGVVVVQYNTPEFDNNYGPFPYTMGRNPEEVSEEDSPVTILDPADPVFTSPNRITPADFDGWVEQRGSKFFATWDARWKPLLETHDTGQEPQKGGWLVARHGKGLYVYCAYAWYRQLPFAVPGAVRLFANLISLPATK, encoded by the coding sequence ATGCAACGATTCGCGCTTTTTGTCCTCATCGCCGCTTGGGCTTTCGCCGCCAGCCCGCTTCCGGAAGACCGGGGAGCCGCCGGTGCGTTCCAGGCCATCAAGCGCCTGAACACCTCCGCCAAGGTTCTCTATATCACCGCCCATCCGGATGACGAGGACGGCGCCACCATCGCGTGGCTCTCGCGTGGGCTTGGCGCCGGCGTCACCCTGCTCTCGCTCACCCGCGGCGAATCCGGCGCCAACCTCATGACCGGAGATTTCTTCGACCAGCTCGGCATCCTCCGCACCACCGAACTCACTCGCGCCGCACGGTACTACGGCTGCCGCCTGCGCTTCACCAGCTTCGTCGACTACGGCTACTCGAAGAACGTCGCCGAGGCATGGCGCAACTGGAACCGCGCCGACGTGCTGGCGGATGTCGTGCGCATCGTCCGCGAAGAGGACCCCCACGTGATCCTCGCCCGATGGCAGGGCTCCGCGCGCGACGGCCACGGGCATCACTCGGCGGCCGGCGAGATGGCGCGGGCCGCGTTCGAAGCGGTCACCAGCGGCCGCCTGAAGAAGCTCTACTCGAACAACCGCCGCGAGAACGACCCGTGGACGATCCGTGTCGATTCCGGCATCTACGATCCCGTTACGGGCCGCACGTACGCCCAGATCGCCCGCGACGGCCTCCGGGAGCAGCGCACGCAAGGCGCGGGGGCCGTCGTCTCGCGTCCCGGCTCGAGCGTCGCCTACTACCTCCGCACCGGCTCCCGCGTCCCCGCCGCCGACAAGGAGGAGTCCTTCTTCGAAGGCCTCGACGTGGCGCCTCCCGTCGACCTCGCCCCGCAGGCCCGCGCCGCCATGCGCCTGTTCCGCGCCGACCGGCCCATCGACGCCGCCCCCGCCATCGCCGCCGGACTCAGCATCGCCCGCGCGAAGTATCCCGGCCACACGGCCGAACTCTGGCAGGACGCGCTCAACCGCGTCCTCGGGCTCGAACTGGAAACCCTCGTGCAACCGGCGCGGCCCATTCCCGAGCCGATGTCCCGCTTCCGCCCCTATGAGACATTCCTGGTCGCGACGCCAGGTCAGGAGTTCACCGTCGCCACTCGGTTCCACGTTCAGACGGGCGCCGATGTCGCGGTGACCGCGACCGAACTCGCCGCCGCCGGCTGGACCGTCGCGGAAGCCGACGGTGGTCAGTTCCGCGTACGCGCGCCCGGCGACGCGCCCCACACCGCCGCCTTCTGGCATCGCGATTCGGTGAAGCAGCTCCGCTACGCCTATGACGGCCCCTTCGGCGCCGCTCTGCCCGCGCCCCCGCTCGTCGCGCGCGTCCGCTACACCTACGCCGGCGTCGACGGCGTCATCGAACAGGAAGCGCTCGTCTCCCGCATCGACGAACTCGGCGTTCAGCGTCTTCAGCCCCTCGTCATCGGCCCGGCTCTTTCGGTGCGCTTCCCCGGCGAGTTCAGCATCCTTCCAGCGGGGAAAGACGCGTATCGGCTTCAGGCGACCATCCGCAACGTAGCATCCGGCGCCCGAAAGGCCAGTGTCCGGCTCGACCTCCCGGCCGGATGGACCGCCGCGCCCGGCGCCGCTGAGGTGGCGTTCGACAAGGAAGGCGAAGTCGCCGCCGTCGAATTCACCGTACGCCCCGGCCCGGGCGAGCAAGCCACCCTCACCGCGGTCGCCACCAGCGACGGCCGCGAGTACCGAACATCATTCGAACCACGCGTCTATGGCTCGATCGATCCTGTGTACGAAGAGCGGCCCGCGCGCCACACGATTCACCGCGTGGATGTGAAGGTGGCGCCCGGGCTCCGTCTCGGCTACGTGATGGGAACCGGCGACGACGTTCCGGCCGCGCTCGATCAACTCGGCGTCCCCTACGACCTGCTCGACACCGCCGCGCTTGCCTCCGGCGATCTTTCGAAGTACTCGGCCATCGTCGTCGGCATCCGCGCCTACGCCGCCCGCGCGGACATCCGCGTCCACAACCAGCGCCTGCTCGACTACGCGGCGAACGGCGGCGTGGTCGTCGTGCAGTACAACACACCCGAGTTCGACAACAACTACGGACCTTTTCCCTACACGATGGGCCGCAATCCGGAGGAGGTCTCCGAGGAGGATTCACCGGTGACGATCCTCGACCCGGCCGACCCGGTGTTCACGTCGCCCAACCGCATCACGCCCGCCGACTTCGACGGATGGGTGGAGCAGCGCGGCTCGAAGTTCTTCGCCACCTGGGACGCGCGCTGGAAGCCGCTCCTCGAAACGCACGATACCGGACAGGAGCCGCAGAAAGGCGGCTGGCTGGTGGCCCGGCACGGCAAGGGGCTGTACGTCTACTGCGCCTACGCGTGGTATCGGCAGTTGCCGTTCGCCGTCCCCGGCGCGGTCCGTCTGTTCGCCAATCTGATCTCGCTGCCGGCTACGAAGTAG
- a CDS encoding cation:proton antiporter, whose translation MFELLHANSAQPASERLVLTLIYQLVAILAVTHVVVRAARRFLGQTEVSGEILAGLVMGPSCLAALFPGPMAAMFPAASAPVLTVLAQLGLIFLMFEIGLSFEFGNVLGDGRNTVMAVAVFGLVVPFALGFWSADWFLDRLPGQRPQELGFRLFFATAMSITAIPILGRIFIELRLAHTRMATIVLTAAAIEDVGGWVLLGVVGAVVQSRFSGLALVARLLLVAAYMAVLFFGVRPLLKRYALPRPVMVMALLASAAATSHLGIFAIIGAFSLGVALHDHRDFAREWTARMSPFVRAVLLPVFFTYTGLRTDIGSLGTAGLWGLCLLVIAVAFAGKFGGAYLGARVAGESHRDGMVIGVCMNTRALMELIAINTGYDLGVLPKSMFTMLVLMAIASTFITTPLVRWLMRHEAAAESVPAHLATS comes from the coding sequence ATGTTCGAACTTCTCCATGCCAATTCGGCGCAGCCGGCGTCGGAGCGGCTGGTTCTCACACTCATTTATCAACTGGTGGCGATCCTCGCGGTGACGCACGTGGTGGTGCGCGCCGCCCGGCGCTTCCTGGGGCAAACCGAAGTTTCGGGCGAGATCCTGGCCGGGCTCGTGATGGGCCCAAGCTGCCTGGCGGCGCTGTTTCCGGGCCCCATGGCGGCGATGTTCCCGGCCGCCAGCGCACCGGTGCTCACCGTGCTCGCGCAACTCGGGCTCATCTTCCTGATGTTCGAAATCGGGCTCAGCTTCGAGTTTGGAAACGTGCTCGGCGACGGGCGCAACACCGTGATGGCGGTTGCCGTTTTCGGGCTGGTGGTTCCGTTCGCACTCGGCTTCTGGAGCGCGGATTGGTTCCTGGACCGGCTGCCTGGCCAGCGCCCCCAGGAACTGGGCTTCCGCTTGTTCTTCGCCACGGCGATGTCGATCACGGCCATTCCGATCCTCGGCCGCATCTTCATCGAGCTTCGCCTGGCGCACACGCGAATGGCGACCATCGTCCTTACGGCGGCCGCCATTGAGGACGTCGGCGGATGGGTTCTGCTGGGCGTAGTGGGCGCGGTGGTGCAGAGCCGCTTTTCCGGACTGGCGCTCGTGGCGCGCCTGCTGCTCGTGGCGGCGTACATGGCCGTGCTGTTCTTCGGCGTCCGTCCGCTGCTGAAGCGCTACGCGCTGCCTCGTCCGGTGATGGTGATGGCGCTGCTCGCGTCGGCGGCGGCGACGAGCCACCTCGGCATATTCGCCATCATCGGCGCGTTCTCGCTCGGCGTGGCGCTGCACGACCACCGCGACTTCGCCCGCGAGTGGACCGCGCGGATGTCACCGTTCGTGCGCGCCGTCCTGCTGCCGGTGTTCTTCACCTACACCGGCCTGCGCACCGATATCGGGTCTCTCGGTACGGCCGGCCTGTGGGGATTGTGCCTGCTGGTGATCGCAGTGGCCTTCGCCGGCAAGTTCGGTGGAGCGTATCTTGGCGCCCGAGTGGCCGGCGAGTCGCATCGCGACGGCATGGTGATCGGCGTCTGCATGAACACGCGGGCGTTGATGGAGCTGATCGCGATCAACACCGGGTACGACCTCGGCGTGCTGCCGAAAAGCATGTTCACGATGCTGGTGCTGATGGCGATCGCGAGTACGTTCATCACCACGCCGCTGGTGCGGTGGCTGATGCGCCACGAGGCGGCGGCGGAGAGCGTGCCGGCGCACCTCGCTACTTCGTAG